The following is a genomic window from Haloarcula sp. DT43.
GCTCGCTGGTCATCGCGGACTCGATGGGTGCGTTCAACGGCTTCTGGGGCGTCGAGGGCGCGGGCCTCGCGCCGCTGTTCCCGCTGCTGTTTATCACCATCGCCTGCGGGACAATCAGTGGCTTCCACTCGCTGGTGTCCTCCGGGACGACGGCGAAACAGTTGAACAAGGAGACCGACGCCCGCCTCATCGGGTACGGCGGGATGCTCGGCGAGGGGCTGCTGGCCGCCGTCGCGCTGTCGACGCTCGCCGTGGCCGGCTTCGCCGACCCCGCCGGTGGCATCGGCGCGGCGCTCCCGAACTTCGCGACCGGCGGCGGCATCATCTTCACCAGCCTCGGTATCCCTCAGACCTTCGGCGCGCCGTTCATGGCGCTCGTGCTGGTGAGCTTCCTGCTGACCTCGACTGACACGGCCGTCCGACTCGGCCGGTACATGATGGAGGAAATCGTCGGGCTCCGGGCGGGCGAGACGGCCTCCGGCTTCGAGGTCGGCGGCGGCCTCCGCTCGACGCTCGGCGAAATCGGCCGGGGCCGCTACACGAACCCGGTTGTCCAGGCCATCCCGGCCTACCTGATGGTCATCTCCGGCGAGTGGCTCACGCTATGGGCCCTGTTCGGCGGCGCGAACCAGCTGCTGGCCGCGCTGGCGCTGCTGACCGCGACCGTCTGGCTCGCTAACTGGGACGACAGCAAGCAGCTGTACTCCACTGGCGTGCCGATGGCTATCATGACGACTATCACCATCCTGGGGCTGTCCTGGCTGGCGTTCTACAGCAACCTCTACCAGAACCTCATCCAGGGCGGTGCCGAGGGCACCGCGGCAATCGCCTCCTCGACCGTCCAGATGGTGCTGGCGCTGGTCCTCATCGGCCTCGCGCTGGCGCTGGTAAAGAAGGGCTACGACAACATCAGTACGGTCCGCGAGAACTACGGTGGCGGCGTCGCCGAGCCGAGCGACGACTGACACCGCGACTCTTTCTCCGCGTTTCGCGCCGCCAGCTACGCGTCCCGCGTCACCGCGTCGAACGGCGGCGTGGTGTCGGCCGCGGTCGTCGCTATCGCCGTCACCGCGTCCTCTCCGGCACGGACCCGAACGCGGGCGAGCGGCCGCTCCGTGCCGTCGACCGTCGCTGTCGCCGTCGTCCGCGTCGTTTCGGTCCCGAGCAGCGTCGCCGACCCGCGCTCGGCCCACTTCGAGACGACGAAGCCGCGCTGGGTCGTCATTTCCAGAACCGCTTTGCGAGCCGCGACAACACCCCTTCCTCGGGCTGGGTCACGTCCTCCCAGAGGACGAACGCCTCGACCACGTCGGCGGCCTCGCCGGCG
Proteins encoded in this region:
- a CDS encoding carbon starvation CstA family protein, which produces MTQVIWIVLAVLVTFSVGYLGYSKYLARFLELDDDNETPAHKYEDGQEYVPSKKPVLLGHHYSSIAGGAPIVGPITAGAVWGWVPALLWIAIGNPLMGSVHDFVSLSGSLRHEGKSIGYIIGEYIGEGGKNMLLWFAFLTIILVVAVFALVVAIVFDAFPQVTTASFVYIALAFLLGVYLYQLNGPFLPGTVVFVTLVFAGVYAGIQYPFALFPAVGDASYPAGTLVLADVLNLGTGQWIPGSSATAMNPNRAAWVPIIMVYAGIASALPVWVLLQPRDYLSSFLLYAGVGGALVAVIVGTIFGTAATDSGSLVIADSMGAFNGFWGVEGAGLAPLFPLLFITIACGTISGFHSLVSSGTTAKQLNKETDARLIGYGGMLGEGLLAAVALSTLAVAGFADPAGGIGAALPNFATGGGIIFTSLGIPQTFGAPFMALVLVSFLLTSTDTAVRLGRYMMEEIVGLRAGETASGFEVGGGLRSTLGEIGRGRYTNPVVQAIPAYLMVISGEWLTLWALFGGANQLLAALALLTATVWLANWDDSKQLYSTGVPMAIMTTITILGLSWLAFYSNLYQNLIQGGAEGTAAIASSTVQMVLALVLIGLALALVKKGYDNISTVRENYGGGVAEPSDD